From one Lycium ferocissimum isolate CSIRO_LF1 chromosome 5, AGI_CSIRO_Lferr_CH_V1, whole genome shotgun sequence genomic stretch:
- the LOC132058032 gene encoding uncharacterized protein LOC132058032, translating into MADAKVPTRVTKGIPFNPNDFICAPSFDLGISQQHNVVAGSTEKMYAERHAKQMHEPLPSRKSEVPKSNKTKGAAQAKNLRKLAEEQPMEEDEEMEEVAEQDPKFYVKRLPRLSPRYSCYTNSKVFSDLESNLSKRQQELFSKTIFGKFLGMQHFEVTAQMFRCFMVRELRKSKPDAFLIEINGFVLRFTILEFAIMSGLNCYGDEGVHIVNEDSKNRLMDKYFPGSENNVRKNELELCFKQKNKNLEDGDAVKLAILYFIHSYILSGEHKSTRIPRLHFDLVENGKYKDYPWGKVAFNDLIRSIHQKMTSESTFFCLRGFPPAMQVWLYETCSSVYPNLAIKHGNSIPRILNWRTIESQPSYSSLMSGMFKDDDSPGRVTYANVVPTIEEIEALRLPVTVGDSHQNTPANEGTEVDEYDNFISTPPDRVIGKQQQRLSHSPPHKKRREMRLEAGPTKKLSIRHATNSASVSHPSDERLAKQHVLQSEVPVSAVANDQSRQPSPRVHRDVPATMKDDDVILLRQELREFKQSVEDEFRGLCKLIDDNFKQVFELIKGNQSLNKGADRKDPMHFNDVDKHRTLGDNTHDHSRIKMDSDRPQTEQAEEGEKCRVSQSLANTRSMTSDIIELPDCPVKFDNLEDFFVQVSGQIKRAQSLGSFADQSSPIDDKIFATPRSQPSVEMLATAKGDIERLLIMPSQDLLLPETAQIKAKKDKEDYYKKAAKKVLLIDELTKDQELYTNLKDGNDKLEYQISKLKASLKDAKTKRKAIQDQKLRLAKKCFEKTNALDGMEAEFLVIEEMKELADLDIARVEESLTNFKSKIIESPV; encoded by the exons ATGGCTGATGCAAAAGTGCCAACAAGGGTTACTAAAGGTATTCCCTTTAATCCCAATGATTTTATCTGTGCTCCATCATTCGACTTAGGAATTTCTCAACAACATAATGTTGTTGCAGGGTCTACCGAAAAAATGTATGCTGAGAGGCATGCAAAGCAAATGCATGAACCCCTCCCAAGTCGGAAATCTGAAGTTCCCAAATCTAACAAAACCAAAGGTGCTGCACAAGCAAAAAATCTTAGAAAACTAGCGGAGGAACAACCAATGGAAGAAGACGAGGAGATGGAAGAGGTGGCGGAGCAG GATCCTAAATTCTATGTCAAACGTCTGCCAAGGCTTTCTCCACGATATTCCTGCTATACGAATTCAAAGGTATTTTCTGATTTGGAGTCCAATCTCTCAAAAAGGCAGCAAGAACTTTTTTCCAAAACTATCTTTGGAAAATTCCTTGGTATGCAACACTTTGAAGTAACTGCACAAATGTTTAGATGTTTCATGGTTAGAGAATTAAGGAAAAGTAAACCAGATGCTTTTCTTATTGAAATCAATGGTTTTGTCTTGCGGTTTACCATCCTGGAATTTGCCATAATGTCCGGACTAAACTGTTATGGTGATGAAGGGGTTCACATAGTTAATGAAGATAGTAAGAATAGGCTTATGGATAAATATTTTCCTGGATCTGAGAATAATGTGAGAAAAAATGAATTGGAACTATGCTTCaagcaaaaaaataagaaccTTGAGGATGGCGATGCAGTTAAGCTTGCGATTTTGTATTTTATCCATTCATACATCTTGTCTGGTGAGCATAAGTCTACAAGGATTCCGAGGCTTCATTTTGACTTGGTTGAGAATGGAAAATACAAAGATTACCCATGGGGTAAGGTAGCATTCAATGATTTGATAAGAAGTATTCACCAAAAGATGACCTCCGAGTCAACGTTCTTCTGTCTTAGAGGTTTTCCTCCTGCTATGCAAGTTTGGTTATACGAGACATGTTCCAGTGTGTATCCCAACTTGGCCATTAAGCATGGGAATTCGATTCCGAGAATTCTAAATTGGAGAACCATTGAAAGTCAGCCAAGTTACTCATCTTTAATGAGTGGAATGTTTAAAGATGACGACTCACCG GGAAGAGTTACATACGCAAATGTCGTGCCGACCATTGAAGAGATTGAGGCTCTTCGATTGCCCGTTACTGTAGGTGATTCACACCAAAATACCCCTGCCAATGAAGGGACAGAAGTCGACGAGTATGACAATTTTATTTCTACACCACCTGATAGGGTTATTGGTAAACAACAACAGCGTCTTTCACATTCTCCACCTCATAAGAAACGCAGAGAGATGCGACTCGAGGCAGGACCGACAAAGAAATTATCAATTCGGCACGCAACAAATTCAGCTTCCGTGAGTCATCCTAGTGATGAAAGGTTGGCTAAACAGCATGTTTTGCAGAGTGAAGTTCCAGTTTCTGCAGTTGCCAATGATCAATCACGTCAACCATCCCCCCGTGTCCACCGTGACGTCCCTGCTACCATGAAAGATGATGACGTGATTCTTTTGAGGCAAGAACTAAGAGAATTTAAGCAGTCG GTAGAGGATGAGTTCAGAGGACTTTGCAAGTTAATTGACGATAACTTCAAACAAGTCTTTGAACTTATTAAAGGAAATCAGAGTCTAAATAag GGTGCTGATAGAAAAGATCCGATGCATTTCAACGACGTTGACAAACATCGGACACTTGGTGACAATACACATGATCATTCGAGGATTAAAATGGACAGTGATAGACCTCAAACTGAGCAAGCTGAG GAAGGCGAAAAATGCAGAGTTTCCCAATCATTAGCTAATACCAGAAGCATGACATCTGATATTATTGAGCTACCTGACTGCCCTGTGAAATTTGATAATCTAGAAGACTTCTTTGTGCAAGTTAGTGGACAAATTAAACGAGCTCAATCTCTCGGTTCTTTTGCTGACCAATCTTCTCCTATAGATGACAAGATATTTGCCACGCCGAGGTCTCAGCCATCAGTAGAAATGCTTGCCACAGCAAAAGGTGATATTGAGAGATTACTAATCATGCCTTCTCAAGACTTGCTTCTACCCGAAACCGCTCAGATTAA AGCTAAGAAGGACAAAGAAGATTATTACAAGAAGGCTGCCAAGAAAGTTCTCCTCATCGACGAGCTCACAAAGGATCAGGAACTCTATACTAATCTCAAAGACGGAAATGACAAACTTGAATACCAAATCAGCAAGTTGAAGGCAAGCTTGAAGGATGCAAAGACGAAGAGAAAAGCAATCCAGGATCAAAAATTGAGGTTGGCTaagaagtgttttgaaaagacTAATGCTCTTGATGGAATGGAAGCTGAGTTTCTTGTCATCGAGGAAATGAAGGAGCTAGCCGATTTGGACATTGCTCGAGTGGAAGAAAGCTTGACAAACTTCAAGAGTAAGATAATCGAATCGCCTGTGTAA